The DNA window GTTCGCCCGCGCGCTCCAGCGTCTGGATCGAGGCGACGGTGGTGCCCAGCGACTGCGCCAGCTTGGCCTGCGCATCGACCGTCTGGAGGCCGGAGCGGATCATCGCCACGCCAGCGGCGGTTGCGGCGGCCACGGCAGCTGCGGCCGCCACCCGGACCCGGCGCGAGAAAGCCGCGAGCCGGGCGTTCGCCGCCTCCATCTCGCGGCTGAGCCGTCCGAAGCCTCGCGACCCGGCCTCGCCGACACCCTCGAGCTCGGCGCGTACCTGCCGCCCGCCCACGGCCGCGAGGCGGACGCTGACCCTCTTCTCAGCCATGGGAGTGATCCATCTGTTCGTTGAGCTTGGCGACCATCACCGCTTCGATGACGGGCAGCAGTTCGGCCATGACGACGGGCGGCACGCTTAGGGCTTCACCGAGCGCCAGCGCCGCCGACATATCCCAGCCGATCACGGCGCCGGGAAGCACGCGCAGCTGGCCACCGAGACGGCCGACCAGGTCCCAGACCTGCCAACCCTCCGGCGTTTCCGGACGGTTCAGTCGCGCCGGGCAGTCCGGGCAGGCTTGCGCGCAGGCTTCGCAGTAGCGCTCGCCCCCGCCGAAGGACCATTCGGCGAGAGCGCGGAGCCGTTTTTTTCCTGTTCCAGCAGCAGGCCCTTGGAGACGTAGGTCAGCTGGAAGGCCTCGAAGATCGGCCAGATATCGAGCAGTGCGTCGATGGCCTCCGAGCTCGGATCGATGGGATTGTCCTCCGCATCGCCGATGCCCTCCCAGGCGAGCACCGCCCGCCGCGCCAGCGCCTTGGCGAAGGCGACGGCGCGTTCCTCGTCCGAGGCCTCCTCGGGCACCGCTTCGACGGCCGGATCGCTGCGTGTCGCCACCATCAGTGCGGTGGTCAGCGGGCGCAGCTGCACCCGGACGCCGGGCGCGAGGTCATGCCAGCGGGGCGCGTTCGTCAGGTCG is part of the Paracoccus stylophorae genome and encodes:
- a CDS encoding DUF7697 family protein, which produces MIGWDMSAALALGEALSVPPVVMAELLPVIEAVMVAKLNEQMDHSHG